CACATCCGCGCGCGCGGCATCCGCGCTGCCCTCGCCGAACTGCCCGAGCTCAAGCCCCTCGCCGCCCAGGCGCACCGCTACGGGCCGCTGTTCGAGCTCGCCGAAGAACTCGACGCCTTGCCGCGCGGCATCGCCATGCATCCCTGCGGCGTCGTGATCTCCGACGCCACGCTGCGCACCCGCCTGCCCGTACAGCCCACGCCGGGGGGCAACTACGACATGTTGATGGCGGACAAGAAGGACGTCGAGGATCTCGGCTTGATCAAGCTCGATGTGCTCGGGGTGCGAATGCAGTCCGCCATGGCCCACGCTGTCGCCGAGATCAAGCGCGCCACCGGCCAGGACCTCGACCTCGACGAGGTCCCGCTGGACGATTACTTCGCCTTCAAGCTCATCCAGGACGCCCGCACCATCGGCGTCTTCCAGCTGGAGAGCCCCGGGCAAATGGACCTTTTGTCTCGTTTGCAGCCGCGCGACGTCCAGGACGTCATTGCCGACATCAGCCTTTTCCGCCCCGGCCCGGTCGCCGGCGGCATGCCCGCCGAGTACATCGCCGCCCGCCACGGCGAGCCGCCGGCCTACCCGCACCCCGACCTGGAACCGGTCCTCGCCGACACCCACGGCGTCCTGATCTGGCACGAACAGATCATCAAGATCGTGGCGCTCATGTGCGGCTGCGACGACGCGCTCGCCGAGCTCGCCCGCCGGGCCCTCGGCGACGCCGACCGGCTGCCGCGGGTGGGGGAGTGGTTCCGCCGCCAGGCCCTGGCCCGCGGCTACGGCGAACGCGTGGTGACACAGGTCTGGGAGAAGCTCAAAGCCTTCGGCGCGTACGGATTCGCCCGCGCGCACGCTGTCGCCTTCGCCGTACCCGCCCTGCAATCCGCCTACTTGAAGGCGCACTTCCCGGCCGCGCTGTATGCCGGAGTCCTCCAGCACGACCCGGGCATGTGGCCCAAACGCATCGTCGTCGCCGACGCCCGACGCCACGGCATCCAGGTACGTAACGTCGACATCAACCACTCCGCCGCCGCCCACCGCATCGAACCCGCCGACGACGGCACTTTCGCAGTGCGCCTCTCCCTCGCCGAGGTCCGCGGCATCACCGACGAGCAGATCCAGCGCATCGTCGACAACCAGCCCTACGCGAGCGTGCAGGACCTGTGGCAGCGCGCCCGCCCCGCCCGCCCGGTCGCCGAGAACCTGGTCAACATCGGGGCCCTGGACACCCTGCGCGGCACCGCCAGCCGCCGCGACCTGCTACTGCAGATCGCCGAACTCCACCGCCAGACCCGCCACCGCCCACTCGACGACGGCCAGCTCCCCCTCGACCACGGCGCCCCGCTGACCGCCGCACCGTCCGGCCTGCCCGAAATGACCTCCCGCCAACGTCTCGCCGCCGAACTCGACGTCCTCGGCATCGACGTCTCCGCCCACCTCATGGAGCACCACCACCAACTCCTACGCGAACTCGCCGTCACCAGCGCCCGCCGCCTGCCCACCCTCCGCCCCGGCCAGCCGGTCCTCGTCGCCGGCGTCCGAGGCGCCACGCAAACGCCCCCGATCGCCAGCGGAAAGCGCGTGATCTTCGCGTCCCTCGACGACGGCAGCGGCATGACCGACATCGCCTTCTTCGACTCCGCCCACGATGCGGTCGCCCACACCGTCTTCCACAGCTCGCTCCTCCTGGTCCGCGGCAAGGTCCAGCGGCGCGGCCAGCGCGCCACCGTGGTCGGCGAGCGAGCCTGGGACCTCGAAGCCCTGGCCGCCGCCCGCCGCGACCATGGCCCCGAAGCGGTCCATCAACTCCTCGGCGAACCGGCCCCGTCTTCGGCCCCCGCTCCTCCGGCCCGAGTCCTCCAGCTGCCCAACGGCGCGCAACTCCAGGCATGGGCCGACCTGGTGCCCGCGGGCGAGCGCACCGCGAACCTCAAGGCCTACGCCAGCCCCGGATCGGCCGGGTGAACACCATGCCTCCGCCCTACGTCCTGCGCGTCCACGCCCACCTGCCCCCCAACACCGACGTCGACCTCTACCCTCAGCTCCTCGACCTCCTGGAGACCATCACCCCCACCGTCCAGGCCCTGCAGCCCGACGCCGCCGACATCGAGATCGGCAGCGCCCTGCGCTTCTTCGACCGCACCGCTCACGGACTCGCCCAGCTCGTCCGGCTGCGGACCCTGGCCCTCCTCGGCCTCAACGTGACCATCGGAGGCGGCAGATCCCGCATGATCGCGGCCATGGCCGCAGACGCCACCGCCCCCGGAGCCCTCACCTGCATCGACCCCACCGACCCCGCTACCCACGCCTTCCTCCGCCCCCGTCCGATCGCCGCCCTGTACGGCGCGGGCCCCACCACCGCGGCGACCTTCATCCGCTACGGCATCACCACCATCGGCCAGCTCGCCGACACCCCGCTCCTGACCGTGCAGAAGATCCTCGGCACAGCCACCGGCCGCCTCCTGCACGAGCGCGCCCACGGCATCGACCCGCGCCCCGTACTGCGCCTGCAGCCCGAACAGTCCTGCTCCGCCGGCATCGACTTCCCCCACGACGAACTCGACCCCGACCACCACCGCCAAGCCGTCCGGCACCTTGCCGAACAGCTCGGCTTCCGCATGCGCGGCGAAGACCAGGTCACCCGGCGCCTCGCGCTGACCGTCCGCTACGCCGACCACAGCAGCACTCACCGCACCCGCACCCTGCCCGAAGCCACCAACCACACCGTGCAGCTCGCCCGCACGGCCTACGACCTCTACGCCACCCTCGCCCTCCAACGAGCCCGGGTACGCGGCTTCGCACTCCGCGCCGAAGCCCTCGGCCCCGCCGACGGCGCCCACCACCAACTCACCTTCGACCCTGCCGACCACAAGGCCCGCCTGCTCGAAGCCGCCGCCGACCAGGCACGCAACCGATTCGGCTCCACCGCCGTACGCTCCGCCGCCCTCGCGCCGCCGCCGGCCGCGCGCCGCCGCGATGTCAGACCCCCGGCCTAGGCTGATCTGATCGCACGCGCGCACCACAACCGGAGAGGCGGAAGCAGTGGGCCCCGAACAGGTACAGGAACTGGGCACCGAGATCCTGGCCAAGGGCCCCGACATCACGTCCTTGGAGCGCTGGACGGAGACCGGGCGCCCGAGCGGCCTCGTGATCACCTTCAGCAGCGGCGCCCGCTTGTGGACCGGGGTCACCACCGCAGGCGCCACCGCCTCCGAGCCCTCCGCGGCCGCATCCGCCGTGCCGCCACTGCCCGCGCTCTTCGACAACGCCGGGAAGATCACGGCAGCCCGCGCCGAGCAGTACCTGGCGGCAGTCTTCATGGCCGCACACGCCCCGGAGATCACCAGCGCGTACGGATACTCCTCGTCCTCCTCGGCGCGCCATCCCGGCGTCGGCCTCTACCTGGCCGGCGGCGCTCGCGCGTTCCTGCCGTTCGTCTACACCGCTGCCCCCGGCAAGAGGCCGGCAGCGCGGGCGTTCACCATCGACGCCGCATTCTGACCAGTCACGACGTAATCAGGACGTACTTTGCAAAGTGCGCGCCACCGCCGCCGCGGTGTCAGCGTGCCGTCGTACGGTGAACCCCGTGATTCTTGACTTCCACCGGCAGAAGGGCGGCGCGCCGCTCCTCGGCGCGAGCGCTCCCGGCGAGATCGGCCCTTTCGGGGAGTACGGCGACAGCCCCGGACCTGACGAGCTCGAAGCCGCCTCAGCCGGCGCCTCAACCCAGGAGGCCGACCAGATCGCGCGATGACAGCGCGATATGGCGACGCGCGCCCGGAGGTAGGCGAGTGTGAAACCGGCCGCAGGCGGGAAACGCAGTGCACTATGCAAAGTGAGACGCGCGATATCGAATACCTGTACGCATCTGTGAGTGTCAGCAGATACGGTCGATACGTGTAGATCATCAAGGGGAGGGCGCCATGGAGGCTGTCACCACAACGAGCCGCAGCGGGCGCCCACCGGGCATCCGGACCGGTGACGACGGACTGACCGATCGCCAGCGGCGCATCCGGAACTTCATCGCAGAGTCGACCGAGGCCAGGGGATACCCGCCGTCGATGCGCGAGATCGGCCAGGCGGTGGGGCTGTCGAGTACCTCGTCCGTCGCCCACCAGCTGACCGCCATGGAACGCAAGGGCGCCTTGCGGCGAGACCCGCACCGCCCCCGGGCCTACGTCGTTGCCAGGACCGCAACGTCCTCGACCGACGCTTCGACGATCGGACCCTTCCCTGACGTCGTGCACGCGCCGCTGGTCGGCCGCATTGCCGCTGGCGCGCCGATCACCGCAGAGCAGCACGTGGACGACGTGTTCGCCCTGCCCCGCCGGATCGTCGGCGACGGTGACCTCTTCATCCTCACCGTGTCCGGCAACTCCATGATCGACGCACAGATCACCGACGGCGACCAGGTCGTCGTTCGCTCGCAGCCCGACGCCAACAACGGCGACATCGTCGCCGCGATGATCGACGGGGAAGCCACGGTGAAGCGGTTCAAGCGAAACGGCGCCGAGGTCTGGCTGATACCGGAGAATAAGGACTACCAGCCGATCTGTGGCCGTGAGGCCACCATCCTCGGCAAGGTCACCGCTGTCATGCGGCGCCTGTAGCGCCCGGCACAGCGGACCAACCTCCGGGGCGGGAGGACAAGACCGTGACGGTCCCGCCCCGGAGGCTGGTGTTTCGGCCGGCTCACTTGTACGCCCGGGCGCTCTACCGTCGGATGACCCTGATTCGGGACGGTGGCCGCCACGGGGGTGACAGCGGCACAGGCACGGCGTTCACTGAGGCCATGGGTTACAGCGCTAGCCCCATAAAACGCCCGCGACGCACGAAGACCCAGGTCGAGGCGCTGCGTGCCGACCTGTACGCCATCGCCGAGGCCGCTCGGCCCTGCAGCGCGCGGCACATCTACTACCTGGGCATCGGGCGCCTGTGGGACAAGGATGCCGGCCGGTCCCGCCGGAACTACTCCGTGGTCGTCCGCGAGCTCGGGCGCATGCGAGAGACCGGCGCGATCCCATGGGAGTGGATTACAGATGGAACTCGCCTGGTCCGCCAGGACGAGCAGTTCGACAGTGTCGAGGACGCCCTCGCGCACGCCATGGAGACGTACCGGCGCAACCTCTGGACCTCACAGAGCCGACGCGTCGAAGTCTGGTGTGAGAGCGACTCGGTCGCCGGCGTCCTGCTGCCGATCACCTCGGCCTGGGGCGTCGGCCTCTACTCATGTCGGGGGCAGTCCTCCAAGACGTACGTCCACGAAGCGGTCGTCGACTACCTGCGAGAGCCGAAGCCTCTGACCGTGTGCTTCGTCGGCGACTGGGACCCGAGCGGCCGCTCTGTTCCCCGGTCGGTCGTCGAACGCATGGAGCGCTACGGGAACGGTCAGCTCGACCT
The window above is part of the Streptomyces griseiscabiei genome. Proteins encoded here:
- the lexA gene encoding transcriptional repressor LexA gives rise to the protein MEAVTTTSRSGRPPGIRTGDDGLTDRQRRIRNFIAESTEARGYPPSMREIGQAVGLSSTSSVAHQLTAMERKGALRRDPHRPRAYVVARTATSSTDASTIGPFPDVVHAPLVGRIAAGAPITAEQHVDDVFALPRRIVGDGDLFILTVSGNSMIDAQITDGDQVVVRSQPDANNGDIVAAMIDGEATVKRFKRNGAEVWLIPENKDYQPICGREATILGKVTAVMRRL
- a CDS encoding DNA polymerase Y family protein — translated: MPPPYVLRVHAHLPPNTDVDLYPQLLDLLETITPTVQALQPDAADIEIGSALRFFDRTAHGLAQLVRLRTLALLGLNVTIGGGRSRMIAAMAADATAPGALTCIDPTDPATHAFLRPRPIAALYGAGPTTAATFIRYGITTIGQLADTPLLTVQKILGTATGRLLHERAHGIDPRPVLRLQPEQSCSAGIDFPHDELDPDHHRQAVRHLAEQLGFRMRGEDQVTRRLALTVRYADHSSTHRTRTLPEATNHTVQLARTAYDLYATLALQRARVRGFALRAEALGPADGAHHQLTFDPADHKARLLEAAADQARNRFGSTAVRSAALAPPPAARRRDVRPPA
- a CDS encoding DNA polymerase III subunit alpha, which encodes MEGYAHLHVASGYSPRYGASSPAALVEAAAERGMQVLALTDRDTVTGFVRFAKACEQHGVRPVLGVDMAVAPLTEEREKRRRTPVRGGAHVREPQLRVQLLAHSRDGWTRLCRLLSAAHAAPTDGYPVATWDLLRAHAGDGLTALLGPASEPARALSAGRPDLAQQLLHPWRDVFGPGLRLAAVWHGLNGTGPGSLRLAARTVGLADESGIPAVLTNAVRYASPKQHRIADVLDAARLLRPIDRRRLDSGQRWLKDPLQMAAAADHIALAAGADPRRARQLLADTAAVAQQCALDPRADLGLGRPHLPEPHVVGAADAADAARLLRERCEAGLIRRGLHHSKEARARLDEELEIIGRLQYDTYHLTVAQVVDDVRELGIRVAARGSGAGSMTNHVLGIAAANPLDHNLVFARYLSMRRTDLPDIDLDVEADRRLEVYDKIFARYGTDRVGVTAMPETYRARHALRDTGLALGIAPGEVDRIAKAFPHIRARGIRAALAELPELKPLAAQAHRYGPLFELAEELDALPRGIAMHPCGVVISDATLRTRLPVQPTPGGNYDMLMADKKDVEDLGLIKLDVLGVRMQSAMAHAVAEIKRATGQDLDLDEVPLDDYFAFKLIQDARTIGVFQLESPGQMDLLSRLQPRDVQDVIADISLFRPGPVAGGMPAEYIAARHGEPPAYPHPDLEPVLADTHGVLIWHEQIIKIVALMCGCDDALAELARRALGDADRLPRVGEWFRRQALARGYGERVVTQVWEKLKAFGAYGFARAHAVAFAVPALQSAYLKAHFPAALYAGVLQHDPGMWPKRIVVADARRHGIQVRNVDINHSAAAHRIEPADDGTFAVRLSLAEVRGITDEQIQRIVDNQPYASVQDLWQRARPARPVAENLVNIGALDTLRGTASRRDLLLQIAELHRQTRHRPLDDGQLPLDHGAPLTAAPSGLPEMTSRQRLAAELDVLGIDVSAHLMEHHHQLLRELAVTSARRLPTLRPGQPVLVAGVRGATQTPPIASGKRVIFASLDDGSGMTDIAFFDSAHDAVAHTVFHSSLLLVRGKVQRRGQRATVVGERAWDLEALAAARRDHGPEAVHQLLGEPAPSSAPAPPARVLQLPNGAQLQAWADLVPAGERTANLKAYASPGSAG